The Prochlorococcus sp. MIT 0801 genomic sequence GATCTCAGCAAAGCTTTCGCCAATAATTAATCTTATCCCCCATCTCATAAGAGCCTGAGGTGCATGTTCTCGACTTGAGCCACAGCCAAAATTGTCATTAACAATAAGAATATTTGCCCCTTTATTATTTTCAAGATCAAATGGATGATTACCCTTTAGTTCTTTTCTATCATCAGCAAAGACTTGTTCTCCTAAAGCGGAAAAACTTACACATTTGAGAAATCTTGCAGGAATTATTCTGTCAGTGTCAACATCATCGCCTCTAATTGTAAGGCTGCGGCCTTGTATTGATTTGATTTCACCTTTTGGGAACTTTTGATTCATTTTTCAATAAGTTTATTTTTAGTTTTACTCTTACAGGAACTTTCTTACATCTGAAACCTTTCCATTTATTGCAGCAGCAGCAACCATAGCGGGGCTCATTAACAAGGTCCTCCCGTTTGCAGAGCCTTGTCGTCCTTTGAAATTTCTATTACTCGAACTAGCACTTATTTGTCTCCCTTCTAGTTTGTCTGGGTTCATGGCCAGACACATTGAGCAACCTGGTTCTCGCCATTCAAAACCTGCTTTAAGGAATATTTTATCTAATCCTTTTTCTTTTGCCGCCTTAGCAACCTTTTGAGAACCAGGAACGACAAATGCTCTAATCCCAGCAGCGACAGTATTACCTTTAACAACCTTAGATGCCTCTTGGAGATCACTTAATCTTCCATTGGTACAACTACCTATAAAACAAACATCAATTGATTGTCCCTCTATGGGTTCGTCTGGTTTAAGATTCATGTATTTGCAAGCATCTTTAGCGATTTGTTGCTCATTTTCGGGAAGCAACTCAGGGTTTGGAATTGTTTCTTTGATTGAAATTCCTTGGCCAGGAGTTATACCCCAAGTAACAGTAGGTTCGATTGATGATCCATCTAATTGAATCTCATCATCGAATGTCGCTTTTGAATCACTAGCTAAACTTTTCCACCAAGAAATAGCCCTATCCCATTCTTGACCTTTGGGCGCGTGTTCTTTCCCTTTAATATATTTGAAAGTAGTTTCATCTGGGTTGATATAACCGCATCTTGCACCACCCTCAATAGCCATATTGCATATGGTCATTCGTCCCTCCATTGATAGCTTTTCTATTGCAGGCCCGGCAAATTCATATGCAAATCCAACGCCTCCTTTAACTCCAAGATGACGAATGATATGAAGAATTAGGTCTTTTGCATAGACTCCCTTTTGCAATTCACCCTCTACCCATATTCTTCTTACTTTTAATTTATTCATTGCCAAGCTTTGACTGGCTAAAACATCTCGCACTTGACTAGTCCCAATACCAAAGGCAATTGCTCCAAATGCTCCATGGGTTGAGGTATGTGAATCTCCACAAGCTACTGTCATCCCAGGCTGGGTTAATCCTAATTCTGGAGCCATAACATGTACTATTCCTTGCGAATTACTTCCAATTCCGTGAAATTTTATCCCATGTGTTTTGCAGTTTTTTTCTAAAGTAGTCAACATTTCCTCGGCAAGAGGATCACTAAAAGGACGCTGCTGGTTTGAGGTCGGAACTATATGGTCAACTGTTGCAACAGTAAGATTGGGAAACTTTACTCGAAGTTTTTTTTCATTAAGTGCAGAAAAAGCCTGAGGACTTGTAACTTCGTGAATTAAATGAAGACCAATAAAAAGTTGAGTCGATCCTCCAGGTAACTCTTTTACCTGATGGAAGTTCCAAACTTTGTCGTAGAGGGTTCTAGAACTCAACTTTCAAATCCAATGATTAGGACTTAATTTTCCATGATTATAGATAAACGTAATCTATCAAGAGCATTTAAAACGCTTAATTTTTGAATATCTTCTCTTGTCTTATTAGATCCAAAATTTTCTTCCCATGTAATAAGGGTTTTTGGACCCTTAATACAAAAATTGACTAGACCAACTGGTTTTAATTTGCTTCCTCCAGTGGGGCCTGCAATTCCACTGACAGAGATAGCCCAGTTAACTTTGAATTTTATTTGGACGCCTCTCGCCATTGCTTCAACAACTGGCTTTGAGACTGCACCATGGGTATTAATGATTTCCTCAGGCACACCTAGTAATCTCTGTTTAATTAAATTGTTGTATGCGATGACACCTCCATGGAAAATTTTTGAAGATCCAGGGATTTTTGTAAGTCTAGAACCTATTCCACCTCCGGTACATGATTCCGCAACAGCAATAGTTTCTTTTCTTTCCAGTAATAATTTAAATACAATTTCTTCAAGAGTTTCATTGTCTACACCAAAGCATTTTAATCCAGTGATTTGAGTTAATTCTTTTTTAATAGGTTCTATCAATCTATTGGTTTTTTCCGAATCCTCTCCTTTAGCTGTGATTCTTACCTTTACTTCTCCAGTGCTTGCATAAGTTGCAACAGTTGGGTTTTTTGATATTAGTAAATGAGGAATTTTGTCTGCTAGCAATGATTCACTTATACCTGCAAAATGTAACACTTTGCTAGAGATAACTTCTTTTGATAAATTATTACTAATTAATAATTTTGATGCTTCTTTAACCCACATTTCTTTTAACTCACTCGGGACTCCAGGGAAAGTAATTATTGTGAAATTTTCCTTTGGACTCCAAAAAATACCTGGGGCAGTTCCTGAGTAATTGTTTATAATTTTAGCGCCCCTTGGGACTAAGGATTGCTTCTTTTGACTTTCGGATAATTTACTATCCTTTTTGATTAACTTGTTTTTCAAGTCAATCAAAATATCATTTCTTTGTTCTAAAGGTGTTTGAAAAGTATCAGCAATCACCTTCGTTGTTATATCATCTGGAGTTGGTCCAAGCCCACCAGTTGTTATTAGAATTTCAGATCGATTAGATGCTTCAAGTATTGCTTCTTCTAATCTGGCAGGGTTATCTCCAATAACGGTTTGTCTGAAATGTGGTATTCCTAAAATTGCTAATTGCTCTGCTATCCATTGAGAATTTGTGTTTACAATATTTCCTAGAAGTATTTCACTTCCAATGCATAAAATCTCTGCTCCAAATTGATTTTTCTTGTTAATAGAAATTTCTTTAGATTTTTTCACTATATAAAGGAAACTTATCGCAAAGTTCAGATACTTTATTGATTGACTTTTCCTTTATATCTTCATCGTTAGGGTTAAGTAGTCTATCTGCAATAACATTACCAACATCTTCAAAGGCTTGTTCATTAAAACCTCTAGTAGTAAGGGCTGCTGAACCTAGCCTTAGCCCACTAGTAAC encodes the following:
- the leuC gene encoding 3-isopropylmalate dehydratase large subunit; this encodes MSSRTLYDKVWNFHQVKELPGGSTQLFIGLHLIHEVTSPQAFSALNEKKLRVKFPNLTVATVDHIVPTSNQQRPFSDPLAEEMLTTLEKNCKTHGIKFHGIGSNSQGIVHVMAPELGLTQPGMTVACGDSHTSTHGAFGAIAFGIGTSQVRDVLASQSLAMNKLKVRRIWVEGELQKGVYAKDLILHIIRHLGVKGGVGFAYEFAGPAIEKLSMEGRMTICNMAIEGGARCGYINPDETTFKYIKGKEHAPKGQEWDRAISWWKSLASDSKATFDDEIQLDGSSIEPTVTWGITPGQGISIKETIPNPELLPENEQQIAKDACKYMNLKPDEPIEGQSIDVCFIGSCTNGRLSDLQEASKVVKGNTVAAGIRAFVVPGSQKVAKAAKEKGLDKIFLKAGFEWREPGCSMCLAMNPDKLEGRQISASSSNRNFKGRQGSANGRTLLMSPAMVAAAAINGKVSDVRKFL
- a CDS encoding 3-isopropylmalate dehydratase small subunit 2, with the protein product MNQKFPKGEIKSIQGRSLTIRGDDVDTDRIIPARFLKCVSFSALGEQVFADDRKELKGNHPFDLENNKGANILIVNDNFGCGSSREHAPQALMRWGIRLIIGESFAEIFFGNCLALGIPCLTATKEEIVKLQNLVEINNNQIWDFNLKNLSISNQKETVKLILDEGAYNMLFTGKWDATSQLLDEEEKINKTFNNLPYLNNFKQKL
- a CDS encoding competence/damage-inducible protein A — translated: MKKSKEISINKKNQFGAEILCIGSEILLGNIVNTNSQWIAEQLAILGIPHFRQTVIGDNPARLEEAILEASNRSEILITTGGLGPTPDDITTKVIADTFQTPLEQRNDILIDLKNKLIKKDSKLSESQKKQSLVPRGAKIINNYSGTAPGIFWSPKENFTIITFPGVPSELKEMWVKEASKLLISNNLSKEVISSKVLHFAGISESLLADKIPHLLISKNPTVATYASTGEVKVRITAKGEDSEKTNRLIEPIKKELTQITGLKCFGVDNETLEEIVFKLLLERKETIAVAESCTGGGIGSRLTKIPGSSKIFHGGVIAYNNLIKQRLLGVPEEIINTHGAVSKPVVEAMARGVQIKFKVNWAISVSGIAGPTGGSKLKPVGLVNFCIKGPKTLITWEENFGSNKTREDIQKLSVLNALDRLRLSIIMEN